A single window of Sparus aurata chromosome 12, fSpaAur1.1, whole genome shotgun sequence DNA harbors:
- the mphosph9 gene encoding M-phase phosphoprotein 9 isoform X1, producing MSTDDSISEDVSSSGALSHCHASADGDGGKESETSLVSSEGTSASGLAVSEERHTTSQTTGGTVQCRPVDITPACNKIRSLCLSTDEAFEQGKSLPFINPSSLETLRALVQEIQSSGETDPEIWKDCEGRWLHLFQLVEKQYQEQILAQQEQYQCQIQLIQDEIKALVQLQNRPASIQPHTEFSPLTKTTTDTKGYIFPLLTSDCTLPKNVASDSDSLAAPAHNPFSSPSPPLHRSETANQQGEERATTVLSSGYGTLSAWDTALEPAGSPGEDEDGGQEREKHHWPLNFQEDTETAVIGCQQDLSNERTVGVEEANLSSYQQRTSGTSQLLTSWAQRQKLRPKKSKAGQASPQIPEYPEQPRSLREPHKQNPLESSDDQDQQRAAGPSSSSFPLRRSDSLMSEASGLTYWRLNETELYHPLPDSFDSGAYLLLQEASMSLPCSQEPRLSLKEIYQNKQRTDYKRSDWEGSLTSSPLSPQVLTLDPAASQRQSDRTSGFTSPSHFSSPSFAAQPHLYPRVGTPVTPDSMVECSPNPGDTDCDSSSVSAAGPSPSKVQSMWVSQAVQSTSHDKPQPSSHKSSQHRRASAPLASEEEGSHTHTSTLKPCSASGATLRPAASQHMERASSLEDPVVLSLLRQNLREKHSRHVADLKAYYESEIQMLRDKLKLRDLPQDLEKSNQALTKRCKHLEKALAEANSRVQELEAANSSLEKKLAEWPERYAAAGATVKSLQQRLEESKRSGKEKDALTARLKKNVRQLEESAQKACREADEKEARREREYKMLQDLLREYDSLMKEHEGMKNNLVSTENKLLDANDHISELKRVASKLESQVKQLEHENQARARYASHSNTQPSGAGLYHHPDLLLSPSKCKAEPDVTRRKSPCPPSDQLNGGRKSPFLQTNQSSVHKKSHSPITDQSSGAGSSVDTSPAGGSWRCASPPECEQSLPQPRHQEQSGGQWEAGRREASCSLTPMMRALIELEETRATESRAPWVGIQRTTVGFVERRHKDVIQERAGPQNVDREVVKPGGVVVRAEQGGAKSLSGAALLRAQRSLSPEGHRSSSLPPPAHRNIPPTTPTKRETLLMPLSAKSSPKRCPTENYSTAFGRMMPREEHLVKRFDGHGDQRRHSFHNSSSPRKRLQYTSADREDDLQQSESSGSVKPSEGNFQLGWEEQGAGPGSSLRDSLEDSAPLYLDRLHSLAEAEKLFDELTQEKLQIEAALSRMPGAGGRVSLQTRLDEVALENRLERVNRELGSIRMTLKRFHVLRSSANI from the exons ATGTCCACAGATGACAGTATCTCTGAGGATGTGTCCAGCTCGGGGGCTCTGAGCCATTGCCATGCCAGTGCGGACGGGGATGGGGGCAAAGAGAGCGAGACCTCTCTGGTGTCCTCTGAGGGGACATCGGCCTCGGGGCTGGCCGTCTCAGAGGAGAGACACACAACCTCCCAAACAACAGGAGGCACTGTGCAATGCAGGCCCGTGGACATCACACCAGCATGCAACAAGATCAG GAGTCTGTGTCTGAGCACAGATGAAGCATTTGAACAAGGGAAGAGCCTCCCATTCATCAACCCAAGCTCCCTCGAGACCCTGCGGGCTTTGGTGCAGGAGATCCAGAGCAGCGGAGAAACGGACCCTGAGATCTGGAAGGATTGTGAG GGCCGATGGCTGCATCTGTTTCAGCTGGTTGAGAAGCAATACCAAGAGCAAATACTCGCTCAGCAAGAACAATACCAGTGCCAAATACAG TTGATTCAGGATGAAATTAAGGCCCTGGTTCAGCTCCAGAACCGCCCGGCCAGCATCCAGCCGCACACCGAGTTCTCTCCGTTGACCAAAACAACCACGGACACAAAGGGTTATATCTTCCCCCTCCTCACCAGTGACTGCACACTCCCCAAAAATGTAGCCAGTGACAGCGACAGCCTGGCAGCCCCCGCCCACAACCCCTTTAGCTCCCCTTCACCTCCGCTCCACAGATCAGAGACCGCCAACCAGCAGGGGGAGGAGCGGGCGACCACGGTGCTCAGCAGCGGCTACGGGACTCTCTCTGCTTGGGATACCGCTCTGGAACCTGCCGGGTCTCCGGGGGAAGACGAGGATGGTGGTCAAGAGAGGGAGAAGCATCATTGGCCCTTGAACTTCcaggaggacacagagacagctgtgattggctgtcagcAGGATTTGTCCAATGAGAGGACTGTGGGAGTGGAGGAAGCTAACCTGTCATCGTACCAGCAGAGAACCTCTGG CACCAGCCAGCTGTTGACCTCGTGGGCCCAGAGGCAGAAACTCAGGCCCAAGAAGAGCAAAGCAGGACAAGCTTCACCCCAAATCCCCGAGTACCCGGAGCAGCCACGCAGCCTCAGAGAGCCCCACAAACAGAACCCTCTGGAGAGCTCAGACGACCAGGACCAG CAGCGAGCAGCCGGGCCGTCGTCCAGCTCGTTTCCCCTGAGGAGGAGCGACAGCCTGATGTCTGAGGCTTCAG gCCTCACTTATTGGCGTCTGAATGAGACGGAACTGTATCATCCTCTGCCGGACAGCTTCGACAGTGGCGCTTACCTCCTCCTGCAAGAGGCATCCATGAGTCTT CCTTGTTCTCAGGAGCCTCGGCTGTCTCTCAAAGAGATTTATCAGAACAAGCAAAGAACAGACTACAAACGCTCAGACTGGGAAGGCTCGCTCACATCCAGTCCTTTGTCACCACAG GTGCTGACGTTGGACCCAGCAGCCAGCCAGCGGCAGTCGGATCGAACCTCCGGCTTCACATCCCCCTCTCACTTCAGCAGCCCCTCATTCGCCGCTCAGCCCCACCTCTACCCCAGAGTAGGGACCCCCGTGACCCCCGACAGCATGGTGGAGTGCAGTCCCAACCCTGGAGATACGGACTGTGATAGCTCCAGCGTCTCAGCTGCCGGTCCTTCTCCCTCTAAGGTGCAAAGCATGTGGGTATCCCAGGCAGTCCAGTCTACCTCCCATGACAAGCCCCAGCCGTCTTCCCACAAATCCAGCCAGCATCGCAGAGCCAGTGCCCCCTTAGCCAGCGAGGAGGAGGGCAGTCACACCCACACCAGCACCCTGAAGCCTTGTTCAGCCTCTGGTGCCACCCTGCGGCCTGCAGCCAGTCAGCACATGGAGAGAGCTTCATCACTGGAGGATCCTGTCGTCCTTTCTCT aCTGAGGCAgaacctgagagagaaacactcTCGACACGTGGCTGATCTGAAAGCTTATTATGAGTCTGAGATTCAAATGCTgagagacaaactgaagctcAGAGATCTGCCCCAGGATTTAGAGAAGAGCAACCAGGCGCTCACAAAGAG GTGCAAACACCTGGAGAAAGCTCTGGCTGAGGCCAACAGTCGTGTTCAAGAACTCGAGGCAGCAAACAGCTCGCTGGAGAAAAAACTG GCAGAATGGCCGGAGCGATACGCCGCAGCCGGTGCTACCGTGAAGTCTTTGCAGCAGCGACTAGAAGAGAGCAAACGCTCGGGCAAAGAGAAGGACGCTCTAACGGCGCGCTTGAAGAAAAACGTCCGGCAGCTGGAGGAGTCGGCGCAGAAAGCCTGCAGGGAGGCCGACGAGAAGGAggcgaggagggagagggagtacAAGATGCTGCAGGAt ctgctcagagaaTATGACTCTCTGATGAAGGAGCACGAGGGAATGAAG AACAACCTGGTGTCAACAGAGAACAAACTTCTGGATGCCAACGATCACATTTCAGAACTGAAGAG AGTCGCCTCCAAGCTGGAGTCTCAGGTGAAGCAGCTGGAGCACGAGAACCAGGCCAGGGCCCGTTACGCTTCCCACAGTAACACACAACCGTCTGGCGCTGG TCTTTACCACCATCctgacctgctgctgtcacCCAGCAAGTGTAAGGCAGAGCCAGACGTCACCCGCAGGAAGTCACCCTGTCCTCCCTCTGATCAGCTCAACGGCGGCAGAAAGTCACCTTTCCTTCAAACTAACCAATCAAGTGTCCACAAGAAGTCACATTCTCCAATAACTGATCAGTCATCAGGAGCTGGAAGCTCTGTGGACACGTCTCCAGCCGGTGGCAGCTGGAG GTGTGCGTCTCCTCCTGAGTGTGAACAGTCTCTGCCTCAGCCCAGACACCAGGAGCAGAGCGGCGGGCAGTGGGAGGCCGGTCGTAGAGAGGCGTCCTGTTCCCTGACGCCCATGATGAGGGCCCTGATAGAGCTGGAGGAGACCAGAGCCACGGAGAGCCGGGCCCCCT GGGTCGGCATTCAGAGGACCACAGTCGGGTTTGTGGAGCGGAGACACAAAGACGTGATTCAGGAGCGGGCCGGGCCTCAGAACGTGGACAGGGAGGTGGTCAAACCCGGAGGAGTCGTGGTCAGAGCTGAGCAAGGAGGCGCCAAAAGCCTCAGTGGAGCGGCGCTGCTGAGAGCTCAGAGGAGTTTGTCTCCGGAGGGCCACAGATCGTCATCTCTGCCTCCTCCAGCCCATCGAAACATTCCCCCAACGACACCCA CAAAGAGAGAAACGTTGCTCATGCCTCTGTCTGCCAAGTCGAGTCCTAAACGCTGCCCCACGGAGAACTACTCCACCGCTTTTGGCCGCATGATGCCACGAGAGGAACACCTGGTGAAAAg gttTGATGGACACGGCGATCAGAGGCGTCATTCAttccacaacagcagcagtcccaGGAAGAGACTCCAGTATACgtcagcagacagagaagatG ACCTCCAGCAGTCAGAGAGCTCCGGCAGCGTGAAGCCGTCTGAGGGAAACTTCCAGCTGGGCTGGGAGGAGCAGGGAGCCGGTCCTGGATCCAGCCTGCGGGACTCCTTGGAGGACTCGGCTCCACTTTACCTGGACAGACTCCATTCGCTGGCTGAGGCCGAGAAACTGTTTGATGAGCTGACGCAGGAGAAACTGCAG atcGAGGCAGCTTTGAGCCGGATGCCTGGAGCAGGTGGTAGAGTGAGTCTACAGACCAGGTTAGACGAG GTGGCCTTAGAGAATCGTCTGGAGAGAGTGAACCGTGAGCTGGGATCCATCCGCATGACTCTGAAGAGGTTCCACGTCCTCCGCTCCTCTGCCAACATATAG